Proteins found in one Novipirellula artificiosorum genomic segment:
- a CDS encoding response regulator, translated as MPNSAPPKRCVIADDVRASREIVGKWRRACGFECRVAENGQVAWELIKEQPSDLLVTDLEMPELCGLELLEKTRQAGDESIRKMPVLVMTSLHDGQTLNIVQRACHPTDSRAKIVSLTTAGKRKLRKLWKCRQTIRDDMQGCMTPDQADTLIPLHQNIASTLNQEKFLILGSIPHKKPLHVATSQ; from the coding sequence ATGCCAAATTCTGCCCCACCCAAACGATGCGTGATTGCTGACGATGTTCGTGCTTCGCGTGAGATCGTTGGCAAATGGCGTCGCGCGTGCGGGTTTGAGTGCCGAGTCGCGGAGAACGGCCAGGTCGCCTGGGAACTGATTAAAGAGCAGCCATCGGACCTGCTGGTGACCGACCTTGAGATGCCGGAACTGTGCGGACTTGAACTGCTAGAAAAGACTCGCCAAGCCGGCGATGAAAGCATCCGAAAAATGCCCGTTTTGGTGATGACAAGTCTTCACGATGGCCAGACGCTAAACATTGTCCAGCGGGCCTGCCACCCGACCGACTCGCGCGCAAAGATTGTGTCCCTTACGACAGCGGGAAAACGAAAGCTTCGTAAGCTGTGGAAGTGTCGTCAAACCATTCGCGACGATATGCAGGGGTGCATGACGCCTGATCAAGCGGATACACTGATTCCCCTGCATCAAAACATCGCTTCCACGCTCAATCAGGAAAAATTTCTTATTTTAGGGTCCATCCCTCACAAAAAGCCATTGCATGTCGCTACGTCCCAGTAG
- a CDS encoding flavodoxin family protein, producing MMKISVLYQSNTKNTQRMAELVAGDAQQLDDAAVRLPSIDEADHADLDWCDGLALGSLTNYDCVSWQMKQWWDQQPIENWGQRDGKIGCAFSSAGAWGGGQEWTASMIHGRKEAHPLQQTYERFKDFGK from the coding sequence ATGATGAAGATCTCAGTTCTCTATCAGTCAAACACAAAGAACACTCAGCGCATGGCGGAGTTGGTTGCTGGGGATGCGCAGCAACTTGACGATGCCGCAGTCCGGCTACCTAGCATTGACGAGGCCGACCACGCCGATCTGGATTGGTGCGACGGACTTGCACTCGGCTCACTGACCAACTACGACTGCGTCAGCTGGCAGATGAAACAATGGTGGGACCAGCAGCCGATTGAGAATTGGGGACAGCGAGACGGCAAAATTGGCTGTGCCTTTTCTTCTGCGGGGGCTTGGGGTGGCGGCCAAGAGTGGACGGCAAGTATGATTCATGGACGCAAAGAGGCGCATCCACTACAGCAGACTTATGAACGATTCAAAGATTTTGGCAAATAG
- a CDS encoding Gfo/Idh/MocA family protein produces the protein MSSSNKLNRRHFLQATSAAAATGVFVGSSSLSRGQDSPNERPVFATIGLRNQGWTITDKSTKFADFAAFADVDANVLGAINEKLEKKTGKKADGYKDYREVLDRDDIDAVMIAAPDHWHTKISVEAMLAGKDVYCEKPLTLTIDEGKLIEKIVKQTGRVFQVGTMQRTECDHRFLKAIALIRNGRIGEIKKVTCGINGATGSPVIPAIDVPEGLDWDRWLGPAPKVPYRALPEMRKGYGGGVPLFTNCHYAWRNWYEYSGGQMNDWGAHHVDIATWALGASDTGPSKITPVSYSLPVKYENGYPTVSDQYNSPTNFEIHVNMPGDIPLIITSEGDNGILFEGTKGRFFVNRGKLTGKPVEELESNPLPEDAVEEVYGGPVSENHTANFIAAMGARKQPISDVWSHNRMLETCHLANISIRLGRELNWDPTKREIIGDEQANAFLSRVNRKGYETRM, from the coding sequence ATGTCTTCGTCCAACAAACTAAATCGACGTCACTTTTTGCAGGCCACATCCGCTGCTGCGGCGACCGGCGTTTTCGTAGGTTCCAGCAGTCTGTCTCGTGGCCAAGATTCACCGAATGAACGCCCCGTTTTCGCCACCATTGGGCTTCGGAACCAGGGGTGGACGATCACGGACAAATCGACCAAGTTTGCGGACTTCGCCGCCTTTGCCGACGTCGACGCCAATGTGCTTGGAGCGATCAATGAAAAGCTCGAAAAGAAAACCGGCAAGAAGGCCGACGGGTACAAAGACTACCGCGAGGTTCTCGATCGCGACGACATTGACGCGGTCATGATTGCGGCGCCAGATCATTGGCACACAAAGATCTCGGTCGAAGCGATGCTTGCCGGCAAGGACGTTTACTGCGAAAAACCGCTAACCTTGACAATCGACGAAGGCAAGTTGATCGAGAAAATTGTCAAGCAAACCGGACGTGTCTTCCAGGTCGGAACGATGCAGCGAACCGAATGCGATCATCGCTTCCTCAAAGCGATCGCGTTGATCCGAAACGGCCGGATTGGCGAGATCAAAAAGGTCACTTGTGGAATCAATGGTGCCACAGGCTCGCCGGTGATCCCGGCGATTGATGTTCCCGAAGGACTCGATTGGGATAGGTGGCTCGGCCCAGCGCCCAAAGTGCCATACCGTGCCTTGCCGGAGATGCGGAAAGGTTACGGTGGCGGTGTGCCGCTTTTTACCAATTGTCATTACGCATGGCGTAACTGGTATGAGTATTCCGGTGGTCAAATGAACGACTGGGGTGCCCACCATGTTGATATTGCGACCTGGGCTTTAGGTGCAAGCGATACCGGCCCGAGCAAGATCACACCCGTGAGCTATTCGCTACCGGTGAAATATGAGAATGGCTATCCGACCGTCAGCGATCAATACAATTCGCCAACCAATTTCGAGATCCACGTCAACATGCCCGGTGACATTCCGTTGATCATTACCAGCGAGGGCGACAATGGCATCTTGTTCGAAGGAACCAAGGGGCGCTTCTTTGTCAATCGCGGCAAGTTGACGGGCAAACCGGTCGAGGAGTTGGAAAGCAATCCTTTGCCTGAAGACGCAGTGGAAGAAGTCTACGGCGGCCCAGTCAGCGAGAATCACACTGCCAACTTCATCGCTGCGATGGGTGCTCGTAAGCAACCAATCTCCGATGTTTGGTCCCACAACCGGATGCTCGAGACGTGCCACTTGGCGAACATCTCGATCCGCCTGGGACGCGAACTGAATTGGGACCCAACCAAACGTGAGATCATCGGAGACGAACAAGCTAACGCATTTCTCTCACGCGTGAATCGCAAAGGCTACGAGACACGCATGTAG
- a CDS encoding alpha-L-fucosidase: MRMMMFPCRARSFMAMGVHHDNFHCWDSAYQPWNSVRVGPKLDVVGVCEQTYHDRHFFPLHPQIRGAHNQCRNRTDSWTSCQTDACTELNGTGISDLSYMRVS; the protein is encoded by the coding sequence ATGCGGATGATGATGTTCCCATGCCGGGCTCGCTCCTTCATGGCCATGGGGGTTCACCACGACAACTTCCATTGCTGGGATTCGGCTTACCAGCCCTGGAACTCCGTGCGTGTTGGCCCCAAGCTGGACGTTGTCGGAGTCTGTGAACAGACCTACCACGATCGCCATTTTTTTCCCTTACATCCTCAAATACGCGGAGCCCATAATCAGTGTCGAAACCGCACCGATTCGTGGACGTCGTGTCAGACTGATGCATGCACGGAACTGAATGGCACAGGCATAAGCGATCTCAGCTACATGCGTGTCTCGTAG